The Chryseobacterium nakagawai genome has a segment encoding these proteins:
- a CDS encoding alpha-2-macroglobulin family protein, which yields MKRFSKIFMLSLLSLGFSPVFAQKYYDDQWKKIAENSQKGAYKSNLPIILDMENQAMKENNTIQLIRSLKAEFSIVNQTVDDDQNDAASKFFKKLQEAEGKLKGDEKLVYKVLLNGFFLDYYNQNYWKINGRTNMSTQDLAQIETWTKLDYKNYLNKSYKELDQQKQDMKKTSLEKYKVLFSETKDIAYFPSLYDWYSLKKIAFLSENNIFTKNELTENRTSINAIFDELIAQNNGNPKLYFMKEKLVNNCDFNQCKDKLEQLQKLAKSDVQGDYKVVIMEGIMDELVMKKKAKEAIAVAAQAKSEYPKSPFIENIKNKENQITNPVLNIKYEKQIQNNLPIHFVAEYQNVSEFSLNIYEVKEDFLSLMKYVQNSYANNYFGQVKKNLVRKETYQLSDPKDYQSHKTSLEIKPLPAGVYVAEFSVPGTDTKDNNPEKNFYFLVSGNKIIYQSKSSRSSLSDDLKLVNSENGKPVTNENLTFYEFVNSNSINKIEGKTNENGVFKFPATANKEYYRTYLIQQPKTNDFQIMQVYGNNNVEDYNPNKEARSKAQIFTDRAIYRPGQMVYFKVVNTRLNNETESVLSGLKQKITLVDANNQEVSSQSFTTNEFGSYHGSFMLPKGKLNGTFYMNTDGDSQGYKDIRVEEYKRPKFEVTFDPVKDEYKYGQTIELKGKAMMFSGVALSNTTVNYEIKKQNIRWRYFWWYPRDNDNENSILGEAKTNEKGEFVIRLDLKKDEKLEGIQIDNYQINASVTDINGETQSANTDLKVASVSHYIKADEIKNIFSDETARLKVETKNYNEQVLKKSYQVKLSKLTAPDRIFRDNFKSEVQNLPQYSKTEFISKFPHDLFDKNDDVKNWKTEKVVVERQQQQSADNAQLSSNLDLGKLEAGDYQLELFNIEGKDTIKASQYFSVWDKTSLKPAQKTFLTVIAPKEEFARGEKAKVYVYSAIPDALVNVFVQNGSGKTITEIHQFKKGMLEYTADIPKDKSVSELNLQFQLVAYNDVQTETAVLKIKDTEKPLKIETVTFRDKLEPNSKEKWMVKVTGNDKEKVNAEVLANMYDMSLDQFAVNNYGWDKLYTPFNIITSYDIREYLLQKSYQNRLKYFNGNYVAVPEFNWFDGNLFYSLGGNGVKSPRTRKYKTALPAPTAAPIARNSVALEEVVMTAYGQNKSALQGKVAGVEAAEADAAVDQVESQEALEKVPVRQNLNETAFFYPDLKTDAEGNVNFEFTSPEALTKWKLMFLAHTKDARAATLEKEVVTQKEFSVTPNYPRFLREGDELNLQSKLSNLTNKKMNGSAELQILDAFTNENISSKFGINSGTQNFNLNENGNGALTWSLKVPNNVSSIILKIVAKAGAYSDGEQQAVAVLPNRMLVTDAVPVFVKEGETKTFVLDNLKNNTSTTASNVSNTLELTTNPIWEIMFALPSLKNDQNSSADVVFNKWFADVLASEIFKANPKMKTVFDEYQGKGLLNSNLEKNQELKQLLLDETPWVLESKNEAEQMQKLALLFDVNTMRNSINQNWDDFSKLQNPDGGFSWYAGYPSSYGTSLYILKNLGKVNLWLKDNAKEYQSAGQNALVAKLIQYVDNEISKYAETKKENVWSNWVLDYLDTRNYWEKQYPLKGKGATLKALVKQKAKTAKITDFTFFGLHRAALLMNNYGEKAVSDKLMTYLKETSTDTKTQGVYWKQNLNDWGWFSSKVVNHAGALEAFNTLKSNDTNFIEDIKIWLVTQKEVNSWGSSRGTAEVIFTILNSGKSWTGAESDKATIVWGGKEIVPQTQATGYVKSTVKTDAIDKNLGTVTVTKPGPGIVQGGLFWQYYEDLDKIKSSENYISVTKELYKKVKTVNGEELQKISAETPLKVGDKVTVRMILNTDRAMEFIHIKDMRAAGFEPVDALSGYQWKNNLGYYQSTKDASTNFYIQYMPKGKYVFEYDVIANASGKFSNGITTMQNYYAPQMNAHTKGTGIQILE from the coding sequence ATGAAAAGATTTTCCAAGATATTTATGCTTTCGTTGCTATCATTGGGATTTTCACCGGTTTTCGCACAGAAATATTATGATGACCAGTGGAAAAAAATAGCAGAAAACAGCCAGAAAGGAGCGTATAAATCTAATCTACCCATTATTTTAGACATGGAAAACCAAGCTATGAAAGAAAATAATACCATTCAGTTAATCCGTTCTTTGAAAGCGGAGTTCAGTATTGTAAACCAAACTGTAGATGATGATCAGAACGATGCAGCTTCAAAATTCTTTAAAAAACTTCAGGAAGCAGAAGGAAAACTGAAAGGAGATGAGAAACTGGTCTATAAAGTTCTGTTGAATGGATTTTTCCTGGATTATTACAATCAAAATTATTGGAAGATCAATGGCAGAACCAATATGAGTACGCAGGATCTTGCTCAGATTGAAACCTGGACCAAGCTTGATTATAAAAACTATTTAAATAAAAGCTATAAAGAACTGGATCAGCAGAAACAGGACATGAAGAAAACTTCATTGGAAAAATATAAAGTATTGTTTTCGGAAACGAAGGATATCGCTTATTTTCCAAGTCTGTATGATTGGTATAGTCTTAAAAAGATCGCTTTTTTATCAGAGAATAATATTTTCACAAAAAATGAGCTTACAGAGAACAGAACCTCTATTAATGCAATTTTCGACGAGTTGATTGCACAGAATAACGGGAATCCCAAACTGTATTTCATGAAAGAAAAATTGGTGAATAATTGCGATTTCAACCAATGTAAAGATAAACTTGAGCAGCTACAGAAGCTTGCCAAATCCGATGTACAAGGTGATTACAAAGTGGTCATCATGGAAGGGATCATGGATGAACTTGTAATGAAAAAGAAGGCAAAAGAAGCTATTGCTGTTGCTGCACAGGCTAAAAGTGAATATCCGAAATCTCCTTTCATAGAAAATATCAAAAACAAGGAAAACCAGATTACCAATCCGGTGCTGAATATCAAATATGAAAAACAGATCCAGAATAATCTGCCCATTCATTTTGTTGCAGAGTACCAGAATGTTTCGGAGTTTTCATTGAACATTTATGAGGTAAAAGAAGACTTTTTATCGCTGATGAAATATGTGCAGAATTCCTATGCAAATAACTACTTTGGGCAAGTGAAAAAGAATTTGGTGCGAAAGGAGACTTACCAGCTTTCAGACCCGAAAGATTATCAGTCTCATAAAACCTCATTGGAAATTAAACCACTTCCTGCCGGAGTATATGTTGCCGAATTTTCAGTGCCAGGAACCGATACAAAAGATAATAACCCTGAAAAGAATTTCTATTTTCTGGTTTCGGGAAATAAGATTATTTACCAGTCAAAATCTTCAAGAAGCTCACTTTCAGATGATTTGAAATTAGTGAATAGTGAAAATGGAAAACCTGTAACGAATGAAAACCTTACCTTTTATGAATTTGTGAACAGCAATTCGATTAATAAAATTGAAGGAAAAACCAATGAGAACGGAGTTTTTAAATTTCCAGCCACAGCTAATAAAGAATACTACAGAACATATCTGATTCAACAACCTAAAACCAATGATTTTCAGATCATGCAGGTGTACGGGAACAATAATGTTGAAGATTACAACCCAAACAAAGAAGCCCGTTCCAAAGCTCAGATTTTTACAGATAGAGCGATCTACAGACCTGGACAGATGGTTTATTTCAAAGTAGTTAATACCCGTTTAAATAATGAGACTGAGTCTGTACTTTCAGGGTTGAAGCAAAAAATCACTTTAGTGGATGCTAACAACCAGGAAGTTTCTTCTCAAAGTTTTACCACTAATGAGTTTGGTTCCTACCATGGCAGTTTTATGCTTCCAAAAGGAAAACTGAATGGTACTTTTTATATGAATACTGATGGTGACAGTCAGGGATATAAAGATATCAGAGTAGAAGAGTATAAAAGACCAAAGTTTGAAGTTACTTTCGACCCTGTAAAAGATGAATATAAATACGGGCAAACCATAGAACTGAAAGGGAAAGCTATGATGTTTTCCGGGGTAGCTTTAAGCAATACAACGGTGAACTATGAGATCAAAAAACAAAATATCCGTTGGAGATATTTCTGGTGGTATCCAAGAGATAATGATAATGAAAACTCAATCTTAGGAGAAGCCAAAACCAATGAAAAAGGAGAGTTTGTGATTCGTTTAGATCTTAAGAAAGACGAAAAACTGGAAGGAATTCAGATTGATAACTATCAAATCAATGCTTCCGTTACTGATATCAATGGGGAAACTCAATCAGCTAATACAGATCTGAAGGTAGCTTCCGTTTCCCACTACATCAAAGCTGATGAAATTAAGAATATATTCAGTGATGAAACGGCGAGACTAAAAGTAGAAACCAAGAATTATAACGAACAGGTTCTTAAAAAATCGTACCAGGTTAAGTTATCAAAACTAACAGCTCCGGATCGGATTTTTAGAGATAACTTCAAATCAGAAGTTCAGAATCTTCCACAATATTCAAAAACAGAATTTATTAGCAAATTCCCACACGATCTGTTTGATAAAAATGATGATGTCAAAAACTGGAAAACAGAAAAAGTAGTTGTTGAAAGACAACAACAGCAATCTGCAGATAATGCCCAACTTTCATCAAACTTGGATCTTGGAAAACTTGAAGCTGGGGATTATCAATTGGAACTGTTTAATATTGAAGGAAAAGACACGATTAAAGCTTCTCAATATTTCAGCGTTTGGGATAAAACGTCCCTGAAACCGGCTCAAAAAACTTTCTTAACGGTTATTGCACCGAAGGAGGAGTTTGCAAGAGGTGAAAAAGCGAAAGTATATGTATATTCTGCAATTCCTGATGCGTTGGTAAATGTATTTGTTCAGAATGGGTCTGGAAAAACGATCACGGAAATCCATCAATTTAAAAAAGGAATGTTGGAATACACAGCAGATATTCCAAAAGATAAAAGTGTTTCTGAACTGAACCTTCAGTTCCAGTTGGTCGCTTATAACGATGTTCAGACAGAAACAGCTGTTTTAAAGATCAAGGATACAGAGAAACCTTTAAAAATTGAAACAGTTACTTTCAGAGATAAGCTCGAACCGAATTCAAAAGAAAAATGGATGGTGAAAGTTACCGGAAATGATAAAGAAAAAGTGAACGCAGAAGTGTTAGCTAATATGTATGATATGTCTTTGGACCAGTTTGCAGTAAATAACTATGGCTGGGATAAACTGTATACTCCATTCAACATTATTACATCTTATGATATCAGAGAATACCTGTTACAAAAAAGTTATCAGAACCGATTGAAATATTTCAATGGAAACTATGTAGCCGTTCCTGAATTTAATTGGTTTGACGGTAACCTGTTTTATAGCTTAGGAGGAAATGGAGTGAAATCTCCTAGAACTAGAAAATATAAAACTGCTCTTCCTGCTCCTACAGCAGCTCCTATTGCTAGAAATTCAGTAGCACTTGAAGAAGTGGTGATGACTGCCTATGGACAAAACAAATCAGCACTACAGGGTAAAGTAGCAGGCGTTGAGGCTGCAGAAGCTGATGCCGCTGTAGATCAGGTCGAATCACAAGAGGCATTGGAAAAAGTTCCGGTACGTCAGAATCTAAATGAAACTGCATTTTTTTATCCGGACCTGAAAACCGATGCAGAAGGAAACGTCAACTTTGAATTCACTTCTCCGGAAGCTTTGACGAAGTGGAAGCTGATGTTCCTGGCTCACACCAAAGATGCAAGAGCTGCTACCTTGGAGAAAGAAGTGGTAACTCAGAAAGAGTTCTCTGTAACGCCAAATTATCCGAGATTCTTAAGAGAAGGAGACGAACTGAACTTACAGTCAAAGTTATCCAACCTTACCAATAAGAAAATGAATGGTTCTGCAGAACTTCAGATTTTAGATGCATTTACGAATGAAAATATTTCTTCAAAATTCGGAATCAACTCAGGAACACAGAACTTTAATTTAAATGAAAATGGAAACGGAGCATTAACATGGAGCCTAAAAGTTCCAAACAATGTTTCTTCTATTATTTTAAAAATAGTTGCGAAGGCAGGAGCTTATTCTGACGGTGAGCAGCAGGCTGTAGCCGTATTGCCAAACAGAATGCTGGTAACCGATGCTGTACCTGTTTTTGTGAAAGAAGGAGAAACAAAGACTTTCGTGTTGGATAACCTTAAAAATAATACATCTACAACGGCTTCTAATGTTTCAAACACCTTGGAATTAACCACCAATCCGATCTGGGAAATTATGTTTGCCCTTCCAAGCCTGAAAAACGATCAGAACAGTTCGGCGGATGTGGTTTTCAATAAGTGGTTTGCAGATGTATTAGCTTCTGAGATATTCAAAGCTAATCCTAAAATGAAGACCGTGTTTGATGAATATCAGGGCAAAGGATTATTGAATTCAAATCTTGAAAAAAACCAGGAGCTGAAACAATTGTTATTGGATGAAACGCCATGGGTACTGGAAAGTAAAAATGAAGCTGAGCAGATGCAAAAACTAGCACTTCTGTTTGATGTCAATACGATGAGGAATTCTATTAATCAGAATTGGGATGATTTCAGTAAGCTGCAAAATCCGGATGGTGGATTTTCATGGTATGCAGGCTATCCAAGCTCTTACGGTACATCATTATATATTCTTAAAAACCTTGGAAAGGTTAATCTATGGTTAAAAGATAACGCCAAAGAATATCAGAGTGCAGGACAGAACGCTTTAGTCGCAAAACTGATTCAGTATGTAGATAACGAGATTAGCAAATATGCAGAGACTAAAAAAGAGAATGTCTGGAGCAATTGGGTGCTGGATTATTTAGATACCAGAAATTACTGGGAAAAACAATATCCTTTGAAAGGAAAAGGAGCAACATTAAAAGCATTAGTAAAACAAAAAGCAAAAACGGCAAAAATTACCGATTTTACATTCTTCGGTCTTCACCGTGCAGCTTTACTAATGAATAATTATGGAGAGAAAGCGGTATCTGATAAATTAATGACTTATCTTAAAGAAACCTCTACAGACACCAAAACACAAGGAGTCTATTGGAAACAAAACCTGAATGACTGGGGTTGGTTCAGCTCAAAAGTAGTAAACCATGCAGGTGCTTTGGAAGCGTTCAATACCTTAAAATCCAATGATACCAACTTTATAGAAGATATCAAGATCTGGCTGGTAACGCAAAAAGAAGTGAACTCATGGGGAAGTTCAAGAGGAACTGCTGAAGTGATCTTCACGATCTTAAATTCAGGGAAATCATGGACTGGTGCTGAAAGTGATAAAGCAACCATCGTTTGGGGCGGAAAAGAGATTGTTCCTCAGACTCAGGCAACCGGATATGTAAAATCAACCGTAAAAACGGATGCAATAGATAAAAACCTAGGAACAGTCACAGTGACCAAACCAGGTCCAGGAATTGTTCAGGGAGGGTTATTCTGGCAGTATTACGAAGATTTAGATAAAATTAAATCATCTGAAAATTATATTTCCGTAACCAAAGAACTGTATAAAAAAGTAAAAACGGTAAATGGAGAAGAGCTTCAGAAAATCTCAGCAGAAACACCGTTGAAAGTAGGAGATAAAGTAACCGTAAGAATGATTCTGAACACAGACAGAGCAATGGAATTTATTCATATTAAAGATATGCGTGCGGCAGGATTTGAACCCGTTGATGCATTATCAGGATATCAGTGGAAAAATAATTTAGGATATTATCAATCTACTAAAGATGCGTCTACTAATTTCTATATTCAATATATGCCAAAAGGTAAATATGTCTTTGAATATGATGTAATTGCTAATGCATCCGGAAAGTTCTCAAACGGTATTACTACAATGCAAAACTACTATGCTCCACAGATGAATGCACATACAAAAGGAACCGGAATTCAGATTTTGGAATGA
- a CDS encoding UbiA prenyltransferase family protein: protein MNIIKILKKTVIDSQIYVSLMGTLFAVFFMKEQNTFRFPTILLIFITYFSGYIYTKYQYTKYFFRILVLNAVAGIVCAFLIIHNHNEVRLLKWFIIVVLGLLYNSFFLDVYIRKIPLLKVFYVGLVWALVNCWLTLPEFSLPIFLISFFYITALVLPFDIRDMNSDTVRTFPMLIGVQNTKYIAYGMVFISNIIGVFYLEPLYAIAFFSSSIITYIFIYFSENKRDDSYFSFGVETCSALPFLFLLIMEYF from the coding sequence ATGAATATTATAAAAATACTGAAAAAAACCGTCATAGACAGTCAAATTTATGTCTCCTTAATGGGAACTCTTTTTGCAGTATTTTTCATGAAAGAGCAAAACACATTCCGTTTCCCTACTATTCTTCTGATTTTCATCACGTATTTCAGTGGGTATATTTATACGAAGTATCAATACACTAAATATTTTTTCAGAATATTGGTCCTTAATGCTGTTGCCGGGATTGTCTGTGCTTTTTTAATCATCCATAATCATAATGAGGTAAGATTACTAAAATGGTTTATTATTGTTGTGTTAGGGCTTTTGTACAACAGTTTCTTTCTGGATGTTTATATTCGGAAAATTCCTTTATTAAAAGTATTTTATGTAGGATTAGTCTGGGCACTGGTTAACTGCTGGCTGACTCTTCCTGAGTTCAGTCTGCCTATTTTCCTTATCAGTTTCTTTTATATTACGGCATTAGTGCTTCCCTTTGATATCCGGGATATGAATAGTGATACAGTAAGGACCTTCCCTATGCTTATTGGTGTTCAAAATACAAAATATATTGCGTACGGTATGGTGTTTATAAGCAATATCATTGGAGTTTTTTATCTAGAGCCACTTTATGCAATTGCATTTTTTTCATCCAGCATCATCACTTATATTTTTATTTATTTCTCTGAAAATAAGAGAGATGACTC